A window of the Kineosporia corallincola genome harbors these coding sequences:
- a CDS encoding carbohydrate kinase family protein, translating to MRIAVTGSIATDHLMTFDGRFADSLLKEQLEKVSLSFLVGDLQIRRGGVGCNIAFGLGNLGLNPLLVGSAGEDFADYRSWLERHNVDCSGVRISQTQHTARFVCTTDSEQAQIASFYPGAMSEANQIELGPLGADSPLDLVVISPNDPEAMLRHTEECRSRGIPFAADPSQQLAWADGPLIRQYVDGATYLFSNDYEAGLIEQKTGWSADEILARVGQRITTHGEKGVFIEARDAETIHVPIVPADRLADPTGIGDAFRSGFLAGVAWQLSTERSAQIGATLATLVLETVGPQEYNLSRATFVERFTAVYGTDAAAELEPHLVTLRP from the coding sequence GTGCGTATCGCGGTTACCGGGTCCATTGCGACCGACCACCTGATGACCTTCGACGGCCGGTTCGCCGACAGCCTGCTCAAGGAGCAGCTGGAGAAGGTGTCCCTCTCCTTCCTCGTCGGTGATCTCCAGATCCGGCGGGGCGGCGTGGGCTGCAACATCGCCTTCGGGCTCGGCAACCTCGGCCTGAACCCGCTCCTGGTCGGCTCGGCCGGCGAGGACTTCGCCGATTACCGGTCCTGGCTGGAGCGGCACAACGTGGACTGCTCGGGGGTGCGGATCTCACAGACCCAGCACACCGCGCGCTTCGTCTGCACCACCGACTCCGAGCAGGCCCAGATCGCCTCCTTCTACCCGGGGGCGATGTCCGAGGCCAACCAGATCGAGCTCGGCCCGCTCGGCGCCGACAGCCCGCTCGACCTGGTCGTGATCAGCCCGAACGACCCCGAGGCGATGCTCCGCCACACCGAGGAGTGCCGCAGCCGGGGCATCCCGTTCGCGGCCGACCCGTCGCAGCAGCTGGCCTGGGCCGACGGCCCGCTCATCCGCCAGTACGTCGACGGCGCCACCTACCTCTTCAGCAACGACTACGAGGCCGGGCTGATCGAGCAGAAGACCGGCTGGAGCGCCGACGAGATCCTGGCCCGGGTCGGGCAGCGGATCACCACGCACGGCGAGAAGGGCGTGTTCATCGAGGCGCGCGACGCCGAGACGATCCACGTGCCGATCGTGCCGGCCGACCGACTGGCCGACCCGACCGGGATCGGCGACGCCTTCCGCTCCGGCTTCCTGGCCGGCGTGGCCTGGCAGCTCAGCACCGAGCGCAGCGCCCAGATCGGCGCCACCCTGGCCACTCTCGTGCTCGAGACGGTCGGCCCGCAGGAGTACAACCTGTCCCGGGCCACCTTCGTCGAGCGCTTCACGGCTGTCTACGGCACGGACGCGGCGGCGGAACTGGAGCCGCATCTCGTCACCCTCCGGCCGTAA
- the aat gene encoding leucyl/phenylalanyl-tRNA--protein transferase — translation MTAQPVEPVASRYAFDLSVAVPGEDLIGVGADLEPGTLLAGYRSAVFPMGLGRHGRGPLGWWSPDPRGVMPLGGLKVSRSLRKSMNTFEIRVDSAFEEVVAGCADVHRPGRWITPRIAEAYRRLHDLGWAHSVECWRDGRLAGGLYGVAIGGLFAGESMFHRETDASKAALVALVRMLLADDGDERRLLDVQWRTDHLGSLGVVEISRDEYRSRLVQALELPRPAAFSTSS, via the coding sequence ATGACCGCCCAGCCGGTGGAACCGGTGGCCAGCAGATACGCCTTCGACCTGTCGGTGGCGGTGCCGGGTGAGGACCTGATCGGCGTCGGCGCCGACCTGGAACCCGGCACGCTGCTGGCCGGGTACCGCTCGGCGGTGTTCCCGATGGGCCTGGGCCGGCACGGCCGCGGCCCGCTCGGCTGGTGGTCGCCCGACCCGCGCGGCGTGATGCCGCTGGGCGGGCTCAAGGTCAGCCGCTCGCTGCGCAAGTCGATGAACACCTTCGAGATCCGGGTGGACTCGGCCTTCGAGGAGGTGGTGGCCGGCTGCGCCGACGTGCACCGGCCCGGCCGCTGGATCACGCCGCGGATCGCCGAGGCCTACCGCCGGCTGCACGATCTGGGCTGGGCGCACTCGGTGGAGTGCTGGCGCGACGGCCGGCTGGCGGGCGGTCTGTACGGCGTGGCGATCGGCGGCCTGTTCGCCGGTGAGTCGATGTTCCACCGGGAGACCGACGCCTCGAAGGCCGCTCTGGTGGCCCTGGTCCGCATGCTGCTGGCCGACGACGGCGACGAGCGGCGGCTGCTCGACGTGCAGTGGCGCACCGACCACCTGGGCAGCCTCGGCGTGGTCGAGATCAGCCGCGACGAGTACCGCTCCCGGCTGGTGCAGGCGCTGGAACTGCCTCGCCCCGCGGCCTTCTCGACCTCGTCATGA
- a CDS encoding sulfurtransferase TusA family protein, which produces MTDDEEPADPHGVDVDARELRCPLPIIRLAAAARLVPPGTVVTVLSTDPAAEPDIAAWCRMRGAQLLGQDWTADATGQFLRSRVRVLSGS; this is translated from the coding sequence ATGACGGACGACGAGGAGCCGGCCGACCCGCACGGCGTCGACGTGGACGCCCGGGAACTGCGCTGCCCGCTGCCGATCATCCGGCTGGCCGCGGCCGCGCGCCTGGTGCCGCCCGGCACCGTGGTGACGGTGCTCAGCACCGACCCGGCCGCGGAACCGGACATCGCGGCCTGGTGCCGGATGCGCGGGGCTCAGCTGCTGGGGCAGGACTGGACGGCGGACGCGACCGGTCAGTTCCTGCGCAGCCGGGTGCGGGTGCTCAGCGGGTCATGA
- a CDS encoding cysteine desulfurase family protein has translation MAPLHPAARAAWQAALDDGWADPRRLHQEGRAARLLLEGARESIAADLGARTEELVFTGSHTEAVHAAVLGTLRARHRVGRRVVASAVEHSAVLHAGEFVGEPSLIAVDTLGRVDASSFTKTLSETGVALACLQSANGEVGTVQPVAQVHEAARAASVPLLVDEAASAGQTAPAQSWDLLTADPRSWGSPGGLGLLGIRANTRWVSPYPGDEGTERVPGSVSVPAALAAAVSLRTLSSQREASDRLRRDLTARIRSVASSVKDTEVVGDPDERLPHLVTFSCLYVDGEALVDDLDRQGFAVGSGSACTASTLEPSHVLAAMRVLTHGNIRIGLPTDVEPGAVERFCAALPGAVARVRSMLGADDL, from the coding sequence GTGGCCCCGTTGCACCCCGCCGCGCGGGCCGCCTGGCAGGCCGCGCTGGACGACGGCTGGGCCGACCCGCGACGCCTGCACCAGGAAGGACGTGCCGCCCGGCTGCTGCTGGAGGGGGCCCGCGAGTCGATCGCCGCCGACCTGGGCGCCCGCACCGAGGAACTGGTGTTCACCGGCTCCCACACCGAGGCCGTGCACGCCGCGGTGCTGGGCACACTGCGGGCCCGGCACCGGGTCGGCCGGCGCGTGGTGGCCTCCGCCGTCGAGCACTCCGCCGTGCTGCACGCCGGCGAATTCGTGGGTGAGCCATCCCTCATCGCGGTCGACACGCTCGGGCGTGTCGATGCTTCATCCTTCACGAAAACCCTTTCCGAGACAGGTGTCGCGCTTGCCTGCCTCCAGAGTGCCAACGGCGAGGTGGGCACCGTGCAGCCGGTCGCGCAGGTGCACGAGGCCGCCCGCGCGGCGTCCGTGCCCCTGCTCGTCGACGAGGCCGCGAGCGCCGGGCAGACGGCCCCGGCGCAGAGCTGGGACCTGCTGACGGCCGATCCCCGGTCGTGGGGGTCGCCGGGTGGGCTGGGGCTGCTCGGGATCCGGGCGAACACCCGCTGGGTCTCCCCCTATCCCGGCGACGAGGGCACGGAACGGGTGCCGGGCTCGGTGTCGGTACCCGCGGCGCTGGCCGCGGCGGTCTCGCTGCGTACGCTGAGCTCGCAGCGTGAGGCCTCGGACCGGCTGCGGCGTGACCTGACGGCGCGGATCCGTTCTGTGGCGTCGTCCGTGAAGGACACCGAGGTGGTGGGCGACCCCGACGAAAGGCTGCCCCACCTGGTCACTTTCTCGTGCCTCTACGTGGACGGCGAGGCGCTGGTGGACGACCTGGACCGGCAGGGGTTCGCCGTCGGGTCCGGATCGGCCTGCACCGCCTCCACCCTGGAGCCCAGTCACGTGCTGGCGGCGATGCGGGTGCTGACCCACGGCAACATCCGGATCGGCCTGCCCACCGACGTGGAACCCGGCGCGGTGGAACGGTTCTGCGCGGCGCTGCCGGGCGCGGTCGCCCGGGTGCGGTCGATGCTGGGTGCCGACGATCTGTGA
- the ctaC gene encoding aa3-type cytochrome oxidase subunit II, whose amino-acid sequence MTPHRDETVGRPPLRSHEGFGKARRRARAVAVGLAGTALLTLSGCTDAVQRGWLPSTEGTTNQTERIMDLWRGSWIAALIVGVLVWGLTIWCMIAYRRRKGETGVPAQIRYHLPLEIMYTVIPVMMVGVLFGYTARDQSQILDTKTTPDVTIGVVGKQWSWDFNYKDSNVYETGVMAQLDGEEGAEATLPTLYLPVGQRVQFDLTARDVIHSFWVPAFLMKMDTVPGIENNFQVIPQREGTYKGKCAELCGEYHSEMLFNVKVVSQAEYDQHMADLEAKGNTGQLGDDLNRSERAPENSKAEEAGNSNSALGSSTDSTTAEVK is encoded by the coding sequence ATGACCCCGCACCGGGACGAGACCGTGGGAAGGCCGCCGTTGCGTTCGCACGAGGGGTTCGGCAAGGCGCGTCGGCGCGCCCGTGCAGTAGCCGTGGGTTTGGCCGGCACTGCTCTACTGACTTTGTCCGGCTGCACCGATGCGGTGCAGCGCGGGTGGTTGCCCAGCACAGAGGGCACCACGAACCAGACCGAGCGCATCATGGATCTCTGGCGGGGATCCTGGATCGCCGCGCTGATCGTGGGTGTTCTGGTCTGGGGTCTCACCATCTGGTGCATGATCGCGTACCGGCGCCGTAAGGGCGAGACCGGTGTGCCTGCCCAGATCCGGTACCACCTGCCGCTCGAGATCATGTACACGGTCATCCCCGTGATGATGGTGGGCGTGCTGTTCGGGTACACGGCGCGGGACCAGTCGCAGATCCTGGACACGAAGACCACTCCCGACGTCACCATCGGCGTCGTCGGCAAGCAGTGGTCCTGGGACTTCAACTACAAAGACAGCAACGTCTACGAGACGGGCGTGATGGCCCAGCTCGACGGCGAGGAAGGCGCTGAGGCCACGCTGCCCACGCTGTACCTGCCCGTCGGCCAGCGGGTCCAGTTCGACCTGACCGCCCGCGACGTCATCCACTCGTTCTGGGTGCCGGCGTTCCTGATGAAGATGGACACGGTGCCCGGCATCGAGAACAACTTCCAGGTCATCCCGCAGCGTGAGGGCACGTACAAGGGCAAGTGCGCCGAGCTGTGCGGTGAGTACCACTCCGAGATGCTGTTCAACGTCAAGGTCGTGAGCCAGGCCGAGTACGACCAGCACATGGCCGATCTCGAGGCGAAGGGCAACACCGGCCAGCTCGGTGACGACCTGAACCGCAGCGAGCGCGCCCCGGAGAACTCGAAGGCCGAGGAGGCGGGCAACAGCAACTCGGCGCTCGGCTCCTCGACCGATTCGACTACGGCAGAGGTCAAGTGA